A single genomic interval of Musa acuminata AAA Group cultivar baxijiao chromosome BXJ3-4, Cavendish_Baxijiao_AAA, whole genome shotgun sequence harbors:
- the LOC135634625 gene encoding abscisic acid receptor PYL8-like isoform X1, whose product MVGERERERERGSRLVVVRPDERRMLADGGGVREEAPQAGGQGRPVQLHSRQVWSLVRRFDQPHKYKPFISRCVVQGDLAIGSVREVNVKSGLPATTSTERLEVLDDQEHVLSVKIVGGDHRLRNYSSIITAHPEVMDGRPGTLVIESFVVDVPDGNTKDETCYFVEALIKCNLKSLADVSERLAVQNAQPMER is encoded by the exons AtggttggagagagagagagagagagagagagaggaagtcgACTGGTGGTGGTGCGACCAGATGAGCGGCGGATGCTGGCCGATGGAGGAGGAGTACGTGAGGAGGCACCACAGGCAGGAGGCCAGGGACGACCAGTGCAGCTCCACTCTCGTCAA GTTTGGTCATTGGTGAGGCGATTCGACCAGCCACACAAGTACAAGCCCTTCATCAGCAGATGCGTGGTGCAGGGCGATCTGGCGATCGGCAGCGTTCGAGAAGTTAACGTCAAATCGGGGCTGCCGGCCACAACCAGCACGGAGAGATTGGAAGTCCTCGACGACCAAGAGCACGTCCTCAGCGTCAAGATCGTCGGCGGTGATCACAGACTAAGG AACTACTCCTCCATCATAACCGCGCATCCTGAGGTCATGGACGGGAGGCCAGGGACGCTGGTCATCGAATCCTTTGTGGTCGATGTGCCCGACGGCAACACCAAGGATGAGACCTGCTACTTCGTGGAGGCATTGATCAAATGCAACCTCAAATCTTTAGCTGATGTGTCGGAGCGATTGGCAGTGCAGAACGCGCAACCCATGGAGCGATGA
- the LOC135634625 gene encoding abscisic acid receptor PYL8-like isoform X2, protein MSGGCWPMEEEYVRRHHRQEARDDQCSSTLVKYIKAPVHLVWSLVRRFDQPHKYKPFISRCVVQGDLAIGSVREVNVKSGLPATTSTERLEVLDDQEHVLSVKIVGGDHRLRNYSSIITAHPEVMDGRPGTLVIESFVVDVPDGNTKDETCYFVEALIKCNLKSLADVSERLAVQNAQPMER, encoded by the exons ATGAGCGGCGGATGCTGGCCGATGGAGGAGGAGTACGTGAGGAGGCACCACAGGCAGGAGGCCAGGGACGACCAGTGCAGCTCCACTCTCGTCAAGTACATCAAGGCCCCTGTCCATCTC GTTTGGTCATTGGTGAGGCGATTCGACCAGCCACACAAGTACAAGCCCTTCATCAGCAGATGCGTGGTGCAGGGCGATCTGGCGATCGGCAGCGTTCGAGAAGTTAACGTCAAATCGGGGCTGCCGGCCACAACCAGCACGGAGAGATTGGAAGTCCTCGACGACCAAGAGCACGTCCTCAGCGTCAAGATCGTCGGCGGTGATCACAGACTAAGG AACTACTCCTCCATCATAACCGCGCATCCTGAGGTCATGGACGGGAGGCCAGGGACGCTGGTCATCGAATCCTTTGTGGTCGATGTGCCCGACGGCAACACCAAGGATGAGACCTGCTACTTCGTGGAGGCATTGATCAAATGCAACCTCAAATCTTTAGCTGATGTGTCGGAGCGATTGGCAGTGCAGAACGCGCAACCCATGGAGCGATGA